The genomic DNA TCGAACTCGGCCGCGTTGCGGGGACGGTCCGGGATCGAGTCGAGAATCGTCTCGTCGCAGCCGGCGCCCCGGCTGCGGCCGATGCCGCGCGGGTCGAAGCCGATCATGTCGAAGCGCTGGAGCATGGCGGGGGAGTAGCCCCCGATGGGGTCGTCCGCGTACATCGCGTCATCGGCTCCGGGCGCCCCGGGACCACCGGGGTTCGACATCAGGACACCGATCCGGCGCGCGGGGTCGGTGGCCGGGTACCGGGCGACAAAGATCCCGGTCTTCGGGCCCTTCGGCTTCGACCAGTCGACCGGTACCTCGACCGTCGCGCACTGTGCCTCGGGGCTGGGGTCGGGGTAGGGCGGATCGCCCTTGGGGCAGGCGCCCCAACTGATCGCGGGGGCCTCGGTGGTGGCGCCCGTGGACGGCTTCTGGACGGCCGCCGCGCCGGGGACGGCGAGAGCCGCGGAGGCCGACATGGCCAGGAATACGGAGAGAGCCCGCCGCTTCGTGTGCGGGTTCATGTTCACGCGCATGCTCGTGTTCATGCGGGTCACTGTTCCGGCCCCGCATGATGGCACTTCTACGGGCACATGGTGGGAACGTAACAACGGGGCTCCCGACGAACCCTCAAGTCCTCCCGGACCGGGCGTGGTTCGGGCCCGACCGACTGCCGGCCCCTTGCGTGCCACGAGCCGGGCCCCTTGCGTGCCAGAAGGCCGGGCCCGCGCCCCCCGGCCTTCCTGCTCCGCTCAGCCCGTGGCCCAGGCGTAGCGGTGTTCCGGGCGGCCGGTCTCGCCGTAACGCAGGGTCAGGCGGACCCGTCCGGTGCGCTCCAGCAGCTTCAGATAGCGCTGGGCGGTCTGCCGGCTCATCCCGGCGCTGTCCGCGATCTCCTGGGCGGAGAGCGGACCGCCGGCGGTACGCAGTGCCTGCCGGACCAGTTCCGCCGTGGTCGGTGAGTGCCCCTTGGGGAGATCGGGTTCGCCCGCCGCCCACAGCGCGCCGAAGAGCCGGTCCACTTCGGCCTGTTCTGCCTCGCCGCCCTCGTCGAGGGCGTGGCGCAGTGCCGCGTACGCCTCCAGCTTGATCCGCAGACCGGCGTAGGTGAACGGTTTGACCAGGTACTGGAGGGCGCCGTGCCGCATCGCCGCCTGAACCGTGGCGACATCGCGTGCCGCGGTCACCATGATCACGTCGACATGGCGGCCGAGCGCACGCAGTTCCCGTACCACCGCGAGGCCGTTCCGGTCGGGGAGGTAGTGGTCGAGGAGGATCAGGTCCACGGGGACCTCCTCGACCCCGGCGAGTGCCTCGGCCGCCGAGTGGGCCCGCGCGGCCACCCGGAAGCCGGGCACCTTGGCGACGTAGGCCGCGTTGATCTGCGCGACCCGGACATCGTCGTCCACGACCAGGACCTGGATCAAGGGTTCTCTCCTGCCGTCGCCGGTTGTACGGGGGCCGGGCCGCGGACCGGGTCCGGTTCGCCCAGGGCCTCCGGCAGTACGACCGTGAACACCGCGCCGCCCTCCGCGGACTCGCCGACAGCCACGCTGCCGCCCTGGCGCTCGGCCAGCCGGCGCACGAGCGCGAGCCCCAGACCGCGTCTGCCGTGTGCCGGGAGCTCCTTCGTCGACCAGCCTTCCGTGAAGATCGACTCGTACCGGGCGGGCGGCACCCCGGGGCCGCTGTCGTGGACCCGCAGGACCACCGTACGGCCCTCGGTCCGCAGGCCCACCTCGACCCGTGCCCCGGCGGACCCGGCCGCCGCGTCCAGGGCGTTGTCGACAAGGTTGCCGACCATCGTGACCAGGCCGCGCGGATCCACCACCCGGTCCGGCAGCAGCGAGCCGGGCGCCATGCGCAACGAGACGCCGCGCTCGGCGGCGACCGTGGCCTTGCCGACCAGCAGAGCGGCCAGCAGAGGGTCGTGCACCTTCTCGGTGACCTGCTCGGCCGTCGCCCGGTGCACCCCGACGACCTCCGTGACGAACTCCACGGCGTCCTGATGCATCTCCAGTTCCAGGAGCCCGAGAAGGGTGTGCAGGCGGTTCGCGTGCTCGTGGTCCTGGGCGCGCAGCGCGTCGATCAGGCCACGGGTGGAGTCGAGCTCGCGGCCGAGGTGTTCGAGCTCGGTGCGGTCGCGCAGGGTCACCACGGCACCCCCGTCGTCGGTGGGCATCCGGTTGGCGAGCAGCACCCGGCTGCCCCGTACGGTCAGCAGGTCGTCACCGACCACCCGGCCGGCCAGCACATCCGTGGTCCGGCCATCGCCCAGAGCCTCGTCGAGAGGGTGTCCGGCTGCGTCCGGACCCAGGCCCAGCAGGCGCTGCGCCTCGTCGTTCAGCAGCCGGATGCGCCCCGTCCGGTCGAGCGCGACGACTCCTTCGCGGATGCTGTGCAGCATCGCCTCGCGTTCCGTCAGGAGCGCGGAGATATCGGAGAACGCCAGGTCATGGGTCTGCCGCTGAAGGCGGCGGGAGATCAGATAGGCGGCCAGCGCGCCGACCGCCAGCGCCCCGCCGGCGTAGGCGAGCAGCCCGGGGATCGCCGCGAGCAGCCGGGCGCGGACGCTGTCGTACGCGATGCCGACCGAGACCGCGCCGACGACCCGGCCGGAGGCGTCGCGCAGCGGCACCTTGCCACGGGCCGAGCGGCCGAGCGTCCCGCTGTCGATCTCCATGACCTGCCGGCCCGCGAGTGCCTCGCCGGGGTCGGTGGAGACGACCTTGCCGATCCGGTGGACCTCGGTGTGCGACCAGCGCACCCCCCGGCCGTTCATGATCACGACGTACTCGGCGCCGGTCGCCCGCCGGATCCGTTCGGCGGCTGCCTGCACGGAGCCGTTCGGGGAGGGCTCCGTGGTGAGGAGCCCCGTGGTGATCCGGGGCTGGGCCGCCGTGCTCTGGGCGATGGCGAGGGCCCGGTGCATCGCCTGGTCGTCGAGCTGGGCGCTGAGCGGAGCCAGGAACAGGCCGGTGACCAGCACCGTGACGCCGGTGATGATGGTCAACTGCATCAGCAGCACCTGGGAGAAGACCCGCTGGGGCCAGCCGAACCGGCGCGGGCCCCGGGCGGTGGTCGTCGGGATGCTCATCGTACGAACGGTAGAGGGGGTTCCGGCCCTTCCGGAAATCCCGGCGGACGGCCGGCGGAGCGGATCCCCCGCCGGGGTTTCCCTACACCTGCGCAGGACCGGGCGACCGCACCGGCTCGGGCAGCGGCTGAGGCGGGAGGGGACCTCGGTACTGCCCGATGGGCCGCATCCGCAGCGGCCGCTCCGCGTACTCCTCCAGCGCGTGCGCGATCCAGCCCGCCGTCCGGGAGACCGCGAACACCGTCTCGCCCGCCTCCGCGGGCATGCCGGCGGCGACCGTGAGGACGGCCAGGGCCAGGTCGATATTGGCGTGCAGGCGGGTATGGCGGGCCGTCGTGCTCACCACATCGCGGGCGGCCGCCAGCACGCCGGCAGCCCGCGGCACCTCCTCCAGCAGGGCGAACAGCGTGCGGGCGCGGGGGTCCTCGCCCGTGTACAGCCGGTGCCCCAGGCCCGGCACCCGGCGGCCGGCCCGCAGATGGTCGGCGACGACGGGGGCCGCGCTGCCCCGGGCCACGACGTCGGTCAGCATCTGGTGGGCCAAGCCGCTCGCGGCGCCGTGCAGCGGCCCCTCCAGCACGCCCAGACCGGCCGAGACCACGGCGTACGGATGGGCGTGGGCGGACGCGGCGACCCGGGCGGCCAGGGTCGACGCGGCCAGATCGTGATCGATCAGCAGGGTCAGGGCGGTGTCGAGTACGGCGAGCGACGCCTCGTCGGCGGGCTGGGCGGTGAGCCTGGGCCACAGCTGCCGGGCGAGCGAAGCGGTGCCGTCAGCCGCGGGCCCGGTGCCGCCCGCACCGCGTGAGACATCGCCTTCGGCGTCGACACGCCCGGTGCCGGCCGGGGCCGCCCCCACTGCGGGACGGCCCCCGGTTCCCGCCACCGGCAGCGCGCCCACCAGGGTGGGAATCAGGCTGCGGGCACTGCTGAGCACCGCCTGTGGCGAGAGGTCGAACCGCAGCGGATCGGCGGCGGCCGCCGCGATCACCGCCACCCGCAGCCGGTCCGTCGAGCCGCTGTGCGAGGGCAGGGCGTCGACCGCCCGGCGCGCCGCCGCGAGAGCCGGGCCGGGGGCGGTGAAGCGGACCCCCGGCCGGAGCTCGCCGGTCCACAGCCACTCGGCGACCTCCTCGTAGCCGTACCGCCGGGCGAGCCCGGTCGCGTCGACGCCGCGGA from Streptomyces sp. NBC_00654 includes the following:
- a CDS encoding sensor histidine kinase; its protein translation is MSIPTTTARGPRRFGWPQRVFSQVLLMQLTIITGVTVLVTGLFLAPLSAQLDDQAMHRALAIAQSTAAQPRITTGLLTTEPSPNGSVQAAAERIRRATGAEYVVIMNGRGVRWSHTEVHRIGKVVSTDPGEALAGRQVMEIDSGTLGRSARGKVPLRDASGRVVGAVSVGIAYDSVRARLLAAIPGLLAYAGGALAVGALAAYLISRRLQRQTHDLAFSDISALLTEREAMLHSIREGVVALDRTGRIRLLNDEAQRLLGLGPDAAGHPLDEALGDGRTTDVLAGRVVGDDLLTVRGSRVLLANRMPTDDGGAVVTLRDRTELEHLGRELDSTRGLIDALRAQDHEHANRLHTLLGLLELEMHQDAVEFVTEVVGVHRATAEQVTEKVHDPLLAALLVGKATVAAERGVSLRMAPGSLLPDRVVDPRGLVTMVGNLVDNALDAAAGSAGARVEVGLRTEGRTVVLRVHDSGPGVPPARYESIFTEGWSTKELPAHGRRGLGLALVRRLAERQGGSVAVGESAEGGAVFTVVLPEALGEPDPVRGPAPVQPATAGENP
- a CDS encoding citrate synthase; amino-acid sequence: MERAGGDRRLTTRETAELLGVKPETVYAYVSRGQLSSRRVPGGRGSTFDAAEVEALIRRTGRREPAPADGDLVFRTGITLIERDRYYFRGVDATGLARRYGYEEVAEWLWTGELRPGVRFTAPGPALAAARRAVDALPSHSGSTDRLRVAVIAAAAADPLRFDLSPQAVLSSARSLIPTLVGALPVAGTGGRPAVGAAPAGTGRVDAEGDVSRGAGGTGPAADGTASLARQLWPRLTAQPADEASLAVLDTALTLLIDHDLAASTLAARVAASAHAHPYAVVSAGLGVLEGPLHGAASGLAHQMLTDVVARGSAAPVVADHLRAGRRVPGLGHRLYTGEDPRARTLFALLEEVPRAAGVLAAARDVVSTTARHTRLHANIDLALAVLTVAAGMPAEAGETVFAVSRTAGWIAHALEEYAERPLRMRPIGQYRGPLPPQPLPEPVRSPGPAQV
- a CDS encoding response regulator codes for the protein MIQVLVVDDDVRVAQINAAYVAKVPGFRVAARAHSAAEALAGVEEVPVDLILLDHYLPDRNGLAVVRELRALGRHVDVIMVTAARDVATVQAAMRHGALQYLVKPFTYAGLRIKLEAYAALRHALDEGGEAEQAEVDRLFGALWAAGEPDLPKGHSPTTAELVRQALRTAGGPLSAQEIADSAGMSRQTAQRYLKLLERTGRVRLTLRYGETGRPEHRYAWATG